The Daucus carota subsp. sativus chromosome 7, DH1 v3.0, whole genome shotgun sequence genome window below encodes:
- the LOC108194316 gene encoding probable aspartic proteinase GIP2 — MKVSIYPGLNCIFLPNQHTTMSSALHYTLLILLLAVALSSAAAQAKPKAFLYFIKKDPEALQYSTTLEFSTQVNFVDVVLDLGGEHTWFDCDSYDLPTYKPISCGTTKCNNVKSNGCIGCNLPPKPGCTNNTCGVSSYNPFTNDLYAQGLGEINLFSTETNGLAVGELHKLPKPFPFSCADSDLLRGLSNATKGMTGLANTVTSLHSQWSSKFKLPHKFALCLPSTSELNPGHMFIGGGPYYFPPYTKNIATQLLTTKLVINPVSTAPIYTEGDHSDEYFIDVTSISVDNRPVSVNASLLSIDMNGYGGTKFTTVTPYTKLETSIYKALVGDFKKAASLRKMKRVASVAPFSACFRASSVATSQTGPVVPYIDIGLAGNQHWRFYGANSMVSLKKDVLCLAFVDGGSKPRTSVVIGGHQMENYLIEFDLVSSKLVISTSLLFRNTTCQQFRVL, encoded by the coding sequence ATGAAAGTCTCTATATATCCTGGTCTAAATTGCATTTTCTTACCAAACCAACACACAACAATGTCTTCAGCACTCCACTATACTCTACTTATCCTTCTCTTGGCTGTTGCACTATCTTCAGCCGCAGCCCAGGCCAAGCCCAAAGCTTTTCTCTACTTCATTAAAAAAGACCCTGAAGCCCTTCAGTACTCCACTACCTTAGAATTCTCCACCCAAGTCAACTTTGTAGATGTGGTGCTGGATCTTGGTGGCGAACACACCTGGTTCGACTGTGACTCATACGACTTACCAACCTATAAGCCCATCAGCTGTGGCACTACAAAATGCAACAATGTCAAGAGCAACGGCTGCATTGGATGCAATCTACCTCCAAAACCAGGCTGCACTAACAATACTTGCGGCGTGTCTTCCTACAATCCATTCACTAATGATCTTTACGCGCAAGGCCTAGGAGAGATCAACTTATTCAGTACAGAAACCAATGGCCTGGCAGTCGGGGAATTGCACAAATTGCCTAAACCATTTCCTTTCTCGTGTGCTGATTCGGATCTCTTGAGAGGCCTGTCGAATGCAACCAAAGGCATGACAGGCCTTGCAAATACCGTAACTTCGTTACATTCACAGTGGTCATCAAAATTTAAGTTACCTCATAAATTTGCTCTGTGCCTACCCTCCACTTCTGAGCTTAACCCTGGTCACATGTTTATTGGAGGCGGCCCATATTATTTTCCACCGTACACTAAAAACATTGCTACACAATTACTCACTACAAAACTTGTCATCAATCCGGTTAGCACAGCCCCTATATACACCGAAGGTGACCATTCGGATGAATACTTCATAGATGTTACGTCGATTAGTGTTGACAACAGGCCTGTCTCTGTCAATGCTTCTTTGCTATCCATTGACATGAATGGCTACGGAGGCACTAAATTCACTACGGTGACTCCTTATACCAAGTTAGAGACTTCCATCTATAAGGCCCTTGTCGGTGATTTCAAGAAAGCTGCATCACTCAGGAAGATGAAAAGAGTGGCCTCTGTCGCACCATTTAGTGCGTGTTTCAGAGCTAGTTCTGTAGCGACAAGCCAGACAGGACCTGTTGTGCCATACATTGATATCGGTCTGGCAGGCAATCAGCATTGGAGATTTTACGGTGCTAATTCTATGGTCTCGCTGAAGAAGGATGTGTTGTGCCTGGCATTTGTGGATGGAGGGTCCAAGCCAAGAACTTCTGTTGTCATTGGAGGGCATCAAATGGAGAATTATCTTATCGAGTTCGATCTGGTTTCCTCAAAGCTGGTGATTAGCACTTCACTTCTGTTCCGCAATACAACTTGCCAACAGTTCCGCGTCTTGTAG
- the LOC108195321 gene encoding probable aspartic proteinase GIP2, whose amino-acid sequence MVIDLGGQHTWFDCGNGSDLPTYRPIKCGSRKCRNVKNFGCVGCNLPRKPGCTNNTCGVASYNPYSNDLYAQGIGEDALYIDSVSTNGLSIGLSYHSPQPYLFSCANSDLLRGLSNSTTGMSGLANTTTSLHTQMSAQFNLPHKFAICMPSASDYVIGQIFIGGGKYMYPPYDKDIATELSTTPLVINPVSTAPAYTEGDPSDEYFIYIKSISVDHKVVAVNSSLLSIDKQGNGGTKLSTIIPYTKLETSIYKALVDNFNKAAALRKIKRVASVEPFGACFSSKSIATSQTGPLVPYIDIGLAGNDHDWRFYGANTMVAVNKNVMCLAFLDAGSKPRTPIVIGGYQMENYVIEFDLVSSKLGISNSLLYHNTTCSQSPLR is encoded by the coding sequence ATGGTCATCGATCTTGGAGGCCAACACACATGGTTCGACTGTGGCAATGGCTCTGATTTACCAACATACAGGCCCATCAAATGTGGCTCTAGAAAATGTAGAAATGTTAAGAACTTTGGATGTGTTGGTTGCAATCTTCCTCGCAAACCAGGGTGCACCAACAATACTTGTGGCGTCGCCTCATACAATCCGTACTCCAATGATCTTTATGCCCAAGGCATTGGGGAGGACGCGTTGTACATTGATTCTGTTTCTACCAATGGCCTATCCATCGGATTGAGTTACCATTCTCCTCAGCCATATCTATTTTCTTGTGCTAATTCAGATCTTTTAAGAGGCTTATCTAACTCAACCACAGGTATGTCAGGCCTAGCTAATACCACAACTTCGTTGCATACACAAATGTCAGCCCAATTCAATCTGCCTCATAAATTTGCTATTTGTATGCCTTCTGCATCTGATTATGTAATAGGCCAAATCTTCATCGGTGGGGGAAAATACATGTATCCTCCCTATGATAAAGATATAGCAACAGAATTATCTACCACGCCACTCGTGATTAACCCTGTAAGTACTGCTCCAGCATATACAGAAGGTGACCCATCAGATGAGTACTTCATATATATCAAATCTATTAGTGTCGATCACAAGGTTGTTGCGGTGAACTCTTCCTTGCTATCCATCGACAAACAAGGCAACGGTGGGACAAAACTCAGTACAATCATTCCATATACTAAATTGGAGACCTCCATTTACAAGGCTCTGGTAGATAATTTTAACAAAGCTGCAGCACTGAGAAAGATAAAAAGAGTAGCATCCGTGGAGCCCTTCGGGGCATGTTTCAGCTCTAAATCTATCGCCACAAGTCAGACAGGACCTTTAGTTCCGTATATAGATATTGGCTTAGCAGGAAATGATCATGACTGGAGATTCTATGGTGCAAACACAATGGTAGCGGTTAATAAGAATGTGATGTGCCTTGCATTTTTGGATGCAGGCTCAAAGCCAAGGACTCCGATAGTCATAGGAGGGTATCAGATGGAGAATTATGTTATTGAGTTTGATCTTGTTTCCTCAAAGCTTGGAATCAGCAATTCGCTTTTATATCACAACACAACCTGCTCCCAGTCTCCACTTAGGTAG
- the LOC108193699 gene encoding probable aspartic proteinase GIP2 — protein MASFIHYHIRFCLVIVFLFFLKSEAQVKKAKHAALVFPIRKDHRTKQYLTTLKVSSKENHVEVVINLSSQLTWFNCDIYNLPTYQPIECGSQKCKIAKAEGCSLFCDDCKNCNLPIPSKPGCTNNTCSVDSYNFFTNYLSDQGLGEDTFLVDSTDGLTISFNYKSPKPFQFSCANPIQLRKLPVGSVGMTGLANYTISLPRQMSTLFKLPHKFALCLPTKSDKTPGHMFIGGGPYMFPPYSKDIAKELIITPLVINPQSTAPLYAVGESSKEFFINVKSIVVDGKPVEFNSSLLSFDEEGAGGTKISSITPFTYLETSIFKALVNDFTKAAALREMKTVASVAPFGACFSSQTIAKGQTGPVVPLIDLTLPDNQRWRFYGGNSMVPLNKEVMCLAFVDAGYKPNPKTSIAIGGYQLENFLIEFDIDSTKLGISTSLLLMNTTCSQSRL, from the coding sequence ATGGCATCATTCATCCATTACCATATTCGCTTTTGCTTGGTGATTGTCTTCTTATTCTTTCTTAAGTCAGAAGCTCAGGTTAAGAAAGCAAAGCACGCTGCACTTGTCTTTCCAATAAGAAAAGACCACAGAACAAAGCAGTACCTCACTACCTTGAAGGTTTCATCAAAAGAGAACCATGTGGAAGTAGTCATAAACCTTAGTAGCCAACTCACCTGGTTCAATTGTGACATCTACAATTTACCAACCTACCAGCCCATCGAATGTGGCTCCCAAAAATGCAAAATCGCCAAAGCAGAAGGATGCAGCTTGTTCTGCGACGACTGCAAGAACTGCAATCTCCCAATACCTAGCAAGCCCGGATGCACCAACAATACGTGCAGTGTTGACTCTTACAATTTCTTCACCAATTATCTTTCTGACCAAGGCCTGGGAGAGGACACATTCTTGGTTGATTCAACTGATGGCCTGACCATCAGTTTCAACTACAAATCCCCCAAACCTTTTCAATTCTCCTGTGCAAATCCGATACAACTGAGAAAATTACCCGTGGGAAGCGTAGGCATGACAGGTCTTGCTAATTACACAATTTCGTTACCTAGACAAATGTCAACCCTGTTTAAGTTACCTCATAAGTTTGCTCTTTGTCTGCCTACCAAGTCTGACAAAACACCAGGCCACATGTTCATAGGTGGTGGTCCTTACATGTTTCCACCATACAGTAAAGACATTGCCAAAGAATTAATCATTACCCCACTTGTTATTAATCCTCAAAGTACTGCCCCTTTATATGCCGTAGGTGAATCATCTAAAGAATTCTTCATAAATGTTAAGTCTATAGTTGTTGATGGGAAGCCGGTCGAGTTTAACTCTTCCCTGCTATCCTTTGATGAAGAAGGTGCAGGGGGTACTAAAATCAGTTCCATTACTCCTTTTACCTACTTGGAGACTTCCATATTCAAGGCTCTGGTAAATGATTTTACGAAAGCTGCTGCACTCAGAGAGATGAAAACAGTAGCTTCTGTGGCGCCATTTGGAGCATGTTTCAGTTCTCAAACTATTGCAAAAGGCCAAACGGGACCTGTAGTCCCGCTTATAGACCTTACGTTGCCAGACAACCAGCGGTGGAGGTTTTATGGTGGCAATTCAATGGTTCCTCTAAATAAGGAGGTGATGTGCCTTGCCTTTGTGGATGCAGGGTACAAGCCAAACCCGAAAACATCTATTGCCATTGGAGGGTATCAATTGGAGAATTTTCTCATTGAGTTTGATATCGACTCAACAAAGCTGGGGATTAGCACTTCACTCTTGCTTATGAATACAACCTGCTCCCAGTCTCGACTCTGA
- the LOC108194305 gene encoding probable aspartic proteinase GIP2: MISSSTMISSHLFLICCLLFIASSTAQTRPKGIILPVTKDPSTLQYITELKQRTPLVPVKLAVDLGGQFLWVDCDKGYTTTSYIPSRCNSASCSLSKAGSCLTECYSPSRPGCTNNTCMLFPENQYAPIATSGTLGSDVLSVPSAFGGPPVTISKFLFVCGTTFLLENLSSGVTGMAGLGRTKVSLPSQFFAAFSFKKKFGVCLSSTSSKGAIFFGEFDSSTAPLTYTPLLTNPVSTAGVYTAGEASTEYFIGVKSININQKPVKLNATLLAINATDGYGGTKISSVDKYTTLEASIYNAVTNAFVKELNVPTVPSVKPFGACFSAKNIGTLYTGPDVPTIDLVLQSKDVYWRIYGGNSMVRVNNNVWCLGFVDGGVNSRTSIVIGGYQVEENLLEIDFAASKLGFSPLLYRKQICANYNFQAKS, from the coding sequence ATGATTTCTTCTTCTACTATGATTTCCAgtcacttgtttctcatttgctGTCTCCTTTTCATTGCTTCATCGACAGCCCAGACTCGGCCCAAAGGCATCATCCTTCCTGTCACAAAAGATCCATCAACTTTGCAATACATAACAGAACTCAAACAGAGAACACCTCTTGTTCCTGTTAAACTAGCTGTTGATCTCGGTGGTCAGTTCCTCTGGGTTGATTGTGATAAAGGCTACACCACCACATCGTACATTCCATCGCGTTGCAACTCGGCCTCATGCTCACTTTCCAAGGCCGGTAGTTGCTTAACCGAGTGTTACTCCCCCTCAAGGCCTGGTTGCACAAACAATACGTGCATGCTGTTCCCCGAAAACCAATATGCTCCCATAGCAACAAGCGGGACCTTAGGTTCCGATGTCCTCTCCGTGCCATCTGCCTTTGGGGGGCCACCTGTCACCATATCAAAATTCCTCTTTGTCTGTGGCACTacatttttattagaaaatctTTCGAGTGGTGTCACTGGCATGGCAGGGCTCGGAAGGACTAAAGTGTCACTCCCTTCCCAATTCTTCGCTGCATTtagctttaaaaaaaaattcggaGTGTGCTTGAGTTCAACTTCATCAAAGGGTGCCATATTTTTCGGAGAATTTGATTCTTCAACAGCACCTCTTACGTACACTCCACTCCTCACCAATCCAGTAAGTACTGCAGGCGTTTACACTGCAGGTGAAGCTTCTACCGAGTACTTCATTGGCGTAAAATCTATCAATATCAACCAAAAACCTGTCAAACTAAACGCCACACTGTTGGCCATCAACGCAACTGATGGTTATGGCGGAACCAAGATTAGCAGTGTGGACAAATACACAACACTGGAAGCTTCAATCTACAATGCAGTAACTAATGCATTTGTAAAAGAATTGAATGTGCCTACAGTTCCATCCGTGAAGCCATTCGGTGCATGTTTTAGTGCCAAGAACATAGGCACATTGTACACAGGCCCGGATGTTCCAACCATCGATCTCGTGTTACAGAGCAAGGACGTGTACTGGAGGATTTATGGCGGAAATTCAATGGTACGTGTTAACAACAACGTCTGGTGTTTAGGATTTGTGGATGGAGGAGTGAACTCTAGAACTTCAATAGTAATTGGAGGGTATCAAGTTGAAGAGAATCTGTTAGAGATTGATTTTGCTGCTTCTAAGTTAGGATTCAGCCCTCTCTTGTACCGTAAACAAATTTGTGCCAACTACAACTTCCAGGCCAAATCATGA